Genomic DNA from Cupriavidus taiwanensis:
GACCATGACGAACGCCGGCGACACCTATTCCGCCGGACCGCCGCTGAACGTTCTCAGCAATACGCAGGTCACGCTGAGCGGCGCGAATCTGCAAGGCATCAATTACGACGTCAACACCAATGCGCTGACCTGGCCGTTCAGCGGCAACTCTGCGGGCGGTTCGATCACTTTTACGCGGATCACGACACCGACCTCGAGCGGGTACGTTGGCAATTCGTTCTATGGCACTATTCAGCAAACGCAAAGCGGCGGATCGTTACCGTTCTCCGGTATTCTCGGCCAACCCTATTCAGGCGGCGGGGGGTATCAGGAATCGACTCTGCAAAAGGTCTTCACGATCGCCGGCTATGTAATGACGGTACTATCTGGAATTCAATTTATCTATCTCGGCTACAAGATCGCCGCCTGGGAGGGGGGCAAAATCACCGCTGCGCAACAGCAAGCTGAGGATGTCGATCCTGGTCTCGAGGACGGCGTGCCGGAGGCGTACGCGAACCCGGGCGAGCCGATCAAGCCGGATAATCCGCCGCCGGAGAACACGACGACCGACACGACCACGGAAACCCAGGCGGAGCCCGTCACGACTACAGATACAACCACCGACGTCACGACTGAAGTGACCACCGAAGTCACCACGGAGGTCACGACCGAAGTCACGACAGAAGTCACGACAGAAGTAGTCGAAGCCGTGGAGGTCGTGATCGAGCCAGCCGTCGAGGAAGAGAAGAAGAAAAAGCCCTGACTGCCGTACCGGGGGGGACAATGCACATAGTCTCCCACCCGAGATGCACGTCGGTTTGCACGCAGCGTCGGGAACTGCGCTGGCGTTTTTCTAGCGTCTGACAGTCTCTTCATCCTTTCCGGTGATCCGACTTGTTCGCTCCCTATAATTCTCCTTCGTTAGCGGCGTAGATATTGGGATCCATTGCAAAAAGGGCGGAATAGGTGTCACGGACCCGCTCGCCAAGTACCCGTTTCCAATCCGAAGGATCCCGCAGGCGATCATAATGAGGAGTTGGAGCGCCAATCTCGAGGTCCCTGTGGCTGCTGAAAGCCGTTCGATAAGAGTCATCGCCCCCCCCGACGTCATGGTCGGTTTTCTGGCCGGTCTCTGCCACTCGGCCTACGTAGGCAAGTCGTTGCCGGCGCCAGAGGTGGACGAAGGCGATCAACTGATCGCGATCGATTGTTCTGCGCGACGCACTTCGGTGTGGACTCCCCAACTGTCGATTTCCGGCTAAGGTGACAGCGCAACAGCGTTAGGAGGGTATTTGTCATGCCATTCCTGTTTGTTCACGGCGTCAACAATCGCCAGGACGCCAACTATCTTCGCGAAGAGAGAATGCGGACGGCTTTCCTCACGGAAATCGTCGCGCCCGTCGTCGGTATTGATCCAGCACACCAGGTGTTCGCGCCGTATTGGGGCGGCGACGGGGTCAGCTTCTGGCGCGACCTGGCGGTGATTCCCAAAGGCAGCGAGGTCGAGACATTCGGATCTGATGAGAACGAACTGCCGCCATCGCTGGGGATTGCGGTGGCCGAGGGCGCCGTGCAGACAGGAGATACTCTGCACGCCTTAGCGCGCAAGCATCCGGATGTGGCAATCGATCTACTGTTCGATGCTCTCATCCAGGATGCCAAGACCGACGCAGACATCCTAGTTGTGGCCAAGGCGTATCAACTGGCTCAGCTTCGCCTGGCCGATACGGCAGAGCCCTGGCTGGCGCTGGCCACGGAGGACGATGTACTGGAGCTGGTCGTCGATGTCGTCAGTCCGCTGCAGCCTGCGGACAAGGACGAGACCTTTGGCGGCGCCGGCTTCTGGGCCATGTTGGAAGAAGGCGCCAAACGGCTGAAGCTACTAGGGCCGGATCAACTGTCCCAAGCCATTGTCGGCCCTTCGCGCCGGTCCCTGACCCGCAAACTCGCCGCGTTCATCGGCGACGCGTTCCGCTACGTCACCGAGCGGGAGGATGGCGCGCAGCCAGGCCCGATTGCTTCGAGCGTCCTCCAGGCACTTCGGCAGGCTGCGGCACTCGCGCGCGTAAAGAAGGAACCCCTGGTGGTCATCAGCCACAGCTTCGGTGGTGAGATCGTCTACGACATCCTGACCCACTATGCTAAGGACTCCGAGCTAGAAATCGACGCCTGGGTAACCGTCGGCTCGCAAGTCGGCCTGTTCGAGGAGATGTCGCTGCAGTGGAGCAGTCCCGGTCGCGTAGACCGTGCAGCGACTCCTCGCGAAGCCATCGCATCGCCGACGCGGGCCAAGCGCTGGCTGAATATCGTCGACACCAATGACGTACTGGGCTTCCTGGTCCTGACGGTCTTCACTGCGGCCGTGCCCGATACGGTCCATGACTTCAAGTACAACACCGGCTACCCCGTCACGGGTGCGCATTCCGGCTACTTCAAGTGGCCAAGCTTCTACAAGCGACTGGGTCAGCGCCTAGGGGGACAATGATACGATGACACAGATTCGACTGCGCCCCATCGACGAGACACGGGGCACGCATGTGCTAATCATCGGCGTCGGCTACTACCGCCATCTGCGCGGTGGGCCGGAACCTCGCAGCTGGGTGCACCTCGGGCTCAATGTCTAGCAGTCGCCACCGATCTCCGCGATGCACTTGGCGCGCTGGATACTCAACGGCAATGGCGCACGAGGCGGCCTGCACAACCCGAACGCGCCGCTGACGACGCTGGAGATCCTGGTCTCTTCGGAACAGGGCGAGCAACTCAACGCGGCCGGTGCCATGCATGACATCGAGCGGGCCTCGATGCCCTTAGCTTCGACCGCTGGCTCGACGAGGTACAACGCCACCCCAACAATGTGGGCGTACTGTACTTCTGCGGCCACGGTGTGATGGGCAATGGCCCCGAGCACATCCTGCTTCTGGATGACTACGGCGCCAATCGTAACCGCCCCTTCCAGACCGGTAGCTTCGACCTGTCCAACACTGCGCGCGCTGTGGCAGCAGGGCATAAGGTCCGATAACGAATGCCTTATAGACAGGCGAGAATCGCAGGCGCCAGGAGTCGAATGGCACTCGAGAAGTAGCTAAATAGCGGCTTTGGAAGGGCCCGTTCGCCGCAGTAGGTCGTGGATCTTCGGAAAAAGCGCCTAATTATACACATTGATCGCGAGGCAGATTACCGGGATAATCAGTGTTAACAGAACCGCTTCTAAGCAATGACTGATACGACTCTCCCCGCGCCCGAGTACAAGGAATGGCTAAACGAGCTGAAGCGTCGCGTGGAGCATGCTCGGCAACGCGCTCTGTTGTCTGTGAATCGGGAGTTGGTCTGCCTATATTGGCAAATCGGCCATGACATCCTCGAGCGCCAAGGGCGGCAGGGGTGGGGGGCTAAGGTCATTGACCGGTTGGCGAGCGACTTGCGAAGCGCCTTTCCTGACATGAAGGGATTCTCGCCCCGCAACC
This window encodes:
- a CDS encoding DUF5343 domain-containing protein produces the protein MAETGQKTDHDVGGGDDSYRTAFSSHRDLEIGAPTPHYDRLRDPSDWKRVLGERVRDTYSALFAMDPNIYAANEGEL